In Cicer arietinum cultivar CDC Frontier isolate Library 1 chromosome 7, Cicar.CDCFrontier_v2.0, whole genome shotgun sequence, a single window of DNA contains:
- the LOC101493372 gene encoding transcription factor MTB1, translating to MKIEVGLGVGGLWNEEEKAMVVEVLGVNALNYLISNSVSNENLLMAIGSGENLQNKLSDLVERPNVLNFSWNYAIFWQISQSKFGDWVLGWGDGCCREPKEQEQEKQEEDLRMKGVYVEDEKKQRMRKRVLQKLHTTFGGSDEDNYAFGLDRVTDTEMFFLASMYFSFPRGHGGPGKSFATGKHLWLIDALKSDYDDDDYCVRSFLAKSAGFKTIVLVPTDLGVVELGSVRNVCESFELLQTVKSVFSSQSSFPRVKSISLSMDDEKRDENAPFSCLAVGESIKTNVNNVNHNHHLNNHSRVEGVGVPKIFGQELNSATATPSREKLAVRKMEERPWGGHPNGNGVSFPNGVNGSSWRASQVVRQHAPVDVFAPRMSPSTSNAPEVGNDVRHEFVLNNYQQQRQAQMQIDFSGATSRPSVRSIVGESELSDIDREEKPSPSDERRPRKRGRKPANGREEPLNHVEAERQRREKLNQRFYALRAVVPNISKMDKASLLGDAIAYINELQAKLVTMESERAQFGSTSRDGSSSVLQANPRAPDVDIQAAQDGVIVKVSCAIDAHPISKLIQTFKDAEISIVESKLNTASDTVFHTFIIKSQGSEQLTKEKLIAAFSRESNSL from the coding sequence ATGAAGATTGAAGTGGGTTTAGGAGTAGGTGGGTTATGGAACGAAGAAGAAAAAGCTATGGTGGTTGAAGTTTTAGGGGTTAATGCATTAAATTACTTGATTTCAAATTCAGTTTCTAATGAGAATCTTTTGATGGCTATTGGTAGTGGTGAGAATCTTCAAAACAAGCTTTCTGATCTAGTTGAAAGACCGAACGTTTTGAATTTCAGTTGGAATTATGCAATTTTTTGGCAAATTTCTCAGTCAAAATTTGGTGATTGGGTTTTAGGTTGGGGTGATGGGTGTTGTAGAGAACCaaaagaacaagaacaagagaAACAAGAAGAAGACTTAAGAATGAAAGGTGTTTATGTTGAGGATGAAAAGAAACAAAGAATGAGGAAAAGGGTTTTGCAGAAGCTTCATACAACATTTGGTGGTTCAGATGAAGACAATTATGCATTTGGATTGGACCGTGTTACAGACACAGAGATGTTTTTTCTTGCTTCAATGTATTTCTCTTTTCCTCGTGGACATGGTGGACCAGGTAAGTCATTTGCAACTGGGAAGCATTTGTGGCTAATTGATGCATTGAAaagtgattatgatgatgatgattattGTGTAAGGTCTTTCTTGGCTAAATCTGCTGGATTCAAGACTATTGTTTTAGTTCCTACTGATTTAGGTGTTGTTGAATTGGGTTCTGTTAGAAATGTTTGTGAGAGCTTTGAGTTGTTGCAAACTGTTAAATCTGTGTTTTCATCACAATCATCATTTCCTAGAGTTAAGTCCATTTCATTATCAATGGATGATGAAAAGAGAGATGAGAATGCACCTTTTTCTTGTTTGGCAGTTGGTGAGAGTATTAAGACCAATGTTAATAATGTTAATCATAATCATCATTTGAATAATCATAGTAGAGTAGAGGGGGTTGGAGTTCCAAAGATTTTCGGGCAGGAATTGAACTCAGCGACCGCGACGCCTTCTAGGGAAAAACTTGCTGTTAGGAAAATGGAGGAGAGGCCGTGGGGAGGCCATCCGAATGGAAATGGTGTTAGTTTTCCAAATGGTGTTAATGGTTCTAGTTGGAGAGCTAGTCAAGTGGTGAGGCAGCATGCTCCTGTTGACGTTTTTGCTCCTAGGATGTCGCCTTCTACGAGCAATGCGCCGGAGGTAGGGAATGATGTGAGGCACGAATTCGTGCTTAACAACTATCAACAGCAACGGCAGGCGCAAATGCAGATTGATTTCTCGGGTGCGACCTCGAGGCCTTCTGTGAGATCGATTGTTGGTGAATCAGAGCTTTCTGATATTGATAGGGAGGAAAAACCGAGTCCCTCGGATGAAAGGAGGCCGAGGAAGAGGGGTAGAAAGCCGGCAAATGGAAGGGAAGAACCCCTCAATCATGTGGAAGCAGAGAGACAAAGACGCGAGAAGTTGAACCAGCGTTTCTATGCTCTAAGAGCTGTTGTGCCAAATATTTCCAAGATGGACAAGGCGTCTTTGTTGGGGGATGCTATTGCTTACATCAACGAGCTTCAAGCCAAACTCGTGACAATGGAATCCGAACGAGCACAATTCGGAAGCACTTCTAGAGATGGATCATCATCAGTATTGCAAGCAAATCCTAGAGCTCCCGATGTGGATATTCAAGCTGCACAAGATGGTGTTATTGTAAAGGTTAGTTGCGCTATCGATGCACACCCTATTTCAAAACTCATCCAAACATTCAAAGATGCCGAAATCAGTATCGTTGAGTCAAAACTCAACACTGCTAGTGATACCGTCTTCCACACATTCATAATCAAGTCTCAAGGTTCCGAGCAGCTGACAAAGGAGAAATTGATTGCAGCATTTTCCAGAGAATCCAACTCTTTATAG